A genomic stretch from Desulfolutivibrio sulfodismutans DSM 3696 includes:
- a CDS encoding Coenzyme F420 hydrogenase/dehydrogenase, beta subunit C-terminal domain: MEKSFTDLIEEVQKPGLCHRCGGCVTFCSAINFGALELGQDGRPRYKDPEKCIECGICYMICPVNHELDNETRNLVGWHEPMGNVIGTTVLRALDPEVRAAGTDGGVVTATLLRLFDQGRIDGAIVCRQTSPFVRQPALARTREDILAAAGSHYDESHGMEIFGNEYSTYSPSIRAMGPLSQGALSRVAFVGTPCQIMTLRKMQALGIVPSDAIKYVLGLFCTQNFIFGEKERAKLEELGGFSWEDIAKINVRERLQIFTKSGEVIKIEFDKLKFMIRPACRFCDDYSAEYADISFGGVGAEPGWTTAISRTPLGRAVLADARDSVLEQYNLSQNPRYASEALAKVEELSRKKKESAARCLDASGRA, from the coding sequence ATGGAAAAATCATTCACGGATCTCATCGAAGAAGTGCAAAAGCCTGGATTATGCCACCGATGCGGTGGTTGCGTGACGTTTTGTTCCGCCATCAACTTCGGGGCGTTGGAACTCGGCCAAGACGGCAGGCCGCGGTACAAGGATCCTGAGAAGTGTATCGAATGCGGCATCTGCTACATGATTTGCCCCGTTAATCATGAGCTGGACAACGAAACGCGCAACCTGGTCGGCTGGCATGAACCCATGGGCAACGTGATCGGGACCACGGTGCTCCGGGCCCTGGACCCTGAAGTCCGCGCGGCGGGCACGGACGGCGGCGTGGTCACGGCCACCCTGTTGCGCCTGTTCGACCAGGGGCGCATTGACGGGGCCATCGTCTGTCGGCAGACCTCGCCCTTCGTCCGGCAGCCCGCCCTGGCCAGAACCCGTGAGGATATCCTCGCGGCCGCAGGATCGCACTACGACGAGTCCCACGGCATGGAAATTTTCGGCAACGAGTATTCCACCTATTCCCCATCCATCCGGGCCATGGGCCCGTTGAGCCAGGGGGCCTTGAGCCGGGTGGCCTTCGTGGGCACGCCCTGCCAGATCATGACGCTTCGCAAGATGCAGGCCCTGGGCATCGTGCCCTCGGACGCCATCAAGTATGTCCTGGGCCTGTTTTGCACCCAGAATTTCATTTTCGGGGAAAAGGAGCGGGCCAAGTTGGAGGAGCTTGGCGGGTTTTCCTGGGAGGACATCGCCAAGATCAACGTGCGCGAGCGTCTGCAGATCTTCACCAAAAGCGGCGAGGTCATCAAGATCGAATTCGACAAGCTCAAGTTCATGATTCGACCCGCCTGCCGGTTCTGTGACGATTACAGCGCCGAATACGCCGACATCTCCTTCGGAGGGGTCGGGGCCGAACCGGGCTGGACCACGGCCATAAGCCGCACCCCCCTGGGACGGGCCGTGCTGGCCGACGCCAGGGACTCGGTCCTGGAGCAATACAACCTGTCGCAAAATCCCAGATATGCCTCTGAAGCGCTGGCCAAGGTGGAAGAGCTGTCCAGGAAGAAGAAGGAATCCGCAGCCAGGTGTCTGGATGCCTCCGGCAGGGCGTGA
- a CDS encoding carboxylesterase/lipase family protein produces the protein MASGTPGKAQGVSAAGRLGLAAAALLVGLLSAALSVGAAGDFDATVNLESGRLSGRIAGDMRIFLGIPYAQPPTGDLRWKAPGPPRPWEGVRDATAFGPACAQTGPLENGSSEDCLTLNVWTPLSARSEKLPVMVWIHGGGFTFGASSQPEYEGSELARQGVVVVTVNYRLGPLGFLVHPGLMAESEAGGGGNYGLLDQIEALRWVRRNIAACGGDPDNVTIFGQSAGSRSVSLLTLSPLAAGLFKRAIAQSGGPIIGSEYLSPAFNGDMAAVSAMGRLLGERLGCADKPDELACMRSKSAMEVLQATATETSIFKDGLFFAPVFDGTTLPRDPAAALNDATKPHVPMIVGSTGNEGTTYLRGESGLTTARYEAFLKARFGEKWPDALAMFPARGDGDVPRAIDAFITVAVNAQPARYEARSLERAGSEAWLYRFTRRPKTARALEMGAFHGVDLAYVFGNMKQSDGYEQADRDLSRQMMAYWVNFARTGNPNGPGLVEWPTHTSATDLNLNFADHVWVEQHLYNKQCDFIGRVSRFRLEREVPKPYTKPRGSP, from the coding sequence GTGGCCTCAGGGACGCCCGGAAAAGCCCAGGGCGTATCCGCCGCCGGACGGCTGGGACTCGCAGCGGCGGCCCTTCTTGTCGGCCTTTTGTCCGCCGCCCTGTCGGTCGGCGCGGCAGGAGACTTCGACGCAACCGTCAATCTGGAGAGCGGACGCCTCTCAGGCCGGATCGCGGGGGACATGCGGATATTCCTCGGCATCCCGTACGCGCAGCCCCCCACAGGCGATCTTCGCTGGAAAGCGCCAGGCCCGCCGCGCCCCTGGGAGGGCGTTCGCGACGCGACCGCGTTCGGCCCCGCCTGCGCCCAGACCGGACCGCTGGAGAACGGTTCCTCCGAGGATTGCCTTACCCTGAACGTATGGACTCCCCTTAGCGCGCGCAGCGAAAAACTGCCCGTGATGGTGTGGATACACGGCGGCGGGTTCACCTTCGGGGCGTCCTCCCAGCCCGAATACGAGGGGAGCGAACTGGCCCGGCAGGGGGTGGTGGTGGTCACGGTCAACTACCGCCTTGGTCCCTTGGGGTTCCTGGTCCATCCAGGCCTGATGGCCGAGTCGGAAGCAGGTGGAGGTGGAAATTATGGCCTGCTGGACCAGATTGAGGCGCTTCGCTGGGTCAGGCGAAACATTGCGGCCTGTGGCGGCGATCCGGACAACGTGACCATCTTCGGCCAATCCGCCGGCTCCCGCTCCGTGTCCCTGTTGACGCTAAGCCCGCTGGCTGCTGGCCTCTTCAAACGAGCCATCGCCCAGAGCGGCGGCCCCATCATCGGCTCCGAATACCTGAGCCCGGCTTTCAACGGGGACATGGCGGCCGTCTCGGCCATGGGCCGCTTGCTGGGTGAACGGCTGGGCTGCGCGGACAAGCCGGATGAACTCGCCTGCATGCGCTCCAAGTCCGCCATGGAGGTGCTCCAGGCGACCGCCACCGAGACGAGCATCTTCAAGGACGGTCTCTTCTTCGCCCCGGTCTTCGACGGGACCACGCTGCCGCGAGACCCCGCCGCCGCTTTGAACGACGCGACGAAGCCTCATGTTCCCATGATCGTCGGCAGCACGGGAAACGAGGGAACCACCTATCTGCGCGGCGAGTCCGGACTGACCACGGCCAGATACGAGGCGTTCCTGAAGGCGAGATTCGGCGAAAAATGGCCGGACGCCCTGGCGATGTTTCCCGCCCGGGGGGATGGCGACGTTCCCCGCGCCATTGACGCATTCATCACCGTGGCCGTGAACGCCCAGCCCGCCCGGTATGAGGCGCGCTCCCTGGAACGGGCCGGGAGCGAGGCCTGGCTCTACCGTTTCACGCGGCGGCCAAAAACCGCCCGCGCCCTCGAGATGGGCGCGTTTCACGGCGTGGATCTGGCCTACGTTTTCGGCAACATGAAGCAATCCGATGGCTACGAGCAGGCGGATCGCGATCTTTCCAGGCAGATGATGGCCTACTGGGTGAACTTCGCCCGCACCGGGAACCCAAATGGGCCAGGGCTTGTGGAGTGGCCCACGCATACTTCGGCGACAGACTTGA
- a CDS encoding hybrid sensor histidine kinase/response regulator, whose product MLIRPDGRILSCDKALPRRLGVGLQEFIGADIYSFFDPGIAMVRKKAVAAAIKTGESLRYRDESKPGRVYDTRILPVFDKDDRLSSLAIFVGDISAEERAKRERRKLAAGIEQSVDAVIIADMDFNIEYVNQSFEAMTGYSRREAFGRNLGKFYKTPQQEEKFKMCVELLTKGESCSNRFLLVSKDGDVCVCDQSVSPVRARYGVILGYVFVWRDATQVSKLEKQLRQAQKMEAIGALASGIAHDFNNILGPIILHTELCLSKTSKDDPIRASLPEILDAAKRARALVEQLLHLGRSRGRDTPIPFRLSTLVKECTKLLAPGFSPGIRIRLQFETQSDLTLADPDQVHQVILNLATNAADAMKEFGGVLTFTISNQAIGESDWSRHPGLPAGEYICLTATDTGHGISPICLKKIFEPFYSTKTRTGGMGLGLSVVQNIVARMRGSISVESEPGLGTSFHVLLPKAHAPEAEAPAPPHTRRPLRKTPRILFVDDEEALVGSLGAALKGLGYAVECRVTAAEALGAFLHRPDGYDLAMIDYFMPHMNGLELARELWRVRPGLSVVLFSAYADKIPARELEHSGIKAFLPKPFDLESLEKTIAAVCGEATSTKS is encoded by the coding sequence GTGCTCATCCGACCCGACGGCCGGATCCTGTCCTGCGACAAGGCCCTGCCCAGGCGCCTGGGAGTGGGGCTACAGGAGTTTATAGGGGCGGACATCTATTCGTTTTTCGATCCGGGCATCGCCATGGTGCGCAAAAAGGCCGTGGCCGCCGCCATCAAGACCGGAGAGTCCCTGCGCTACAGGGATGAATCCAAACCCGGCCGGGTCTATGACACCCGCATCCTCCCCGTATTCGACAAGGATGACCGCCTCTCGTCCCTGGCCATTTTCGTGGGCGACATCAGCGCCGAGGAGCGGGCCAAGCGGGAGCGCCGCAAACTGGCGGCAGGCATTGAACAGTCGGTGGACGCGGTCATCATCGCGGACATGGATTTCAACATCGAATACGTCAATCAGTCTTTCGAGGCCATGACCGGCTATTCCAGAAGGGAGGCCTTCGGACGCAACCTGGGGAAATTTTACAAGACGCCGCAGCAGGAAGAGAAATTCAAGATGTGTGTCGAGCTGCTGACAAAAGGCGAGTCCTGCTCCAACCGGTTCCTTTTGGTGTCCAAAGATGGCGACGTCTGCGTGTGCGACCAGTCCGTCTCGCCGGTGCGGGCCCGCTACGGGGTCATCCTCGGCTACGTCTTTGTGTGGCGCGACGCCACCCAGGTTTCCAAGCTGGAAAAACAATTGCGCCAGGCCCAGAAAATGGAGGCCATCGGTGCCCTGGCCAGCGGCATCGCCCACGACTTCAACAACATTCTCGGCCCGATCATCCTGCACACCGAATTGTGTCTGAGCAAAACCTCAAAGGACGATCCCATCCGGGCCTCCCTGCCGGAGATCCTGGACGCCGCCAAACGGGCCAGGGCCCTGGTCGAGCAGTTGCTGCATCTGGGCCGAAGTCGCGGCCGGGATACCCCCATCCCCTTTCGCCTGAGCACCCTGGTCAAGGAGTGTACCAAGTTGTTGGCCCCCGGCTTTTCCCCGGGCATCCGCATCCGGCTCCAGTTTGAGACCCAGTCCGACCTGACCCTGGCCGATCCGGACCAGGTGCATCAGGTGATCCTGAACCTGGCCACCAATGCGGCGGACGCCATGAAGGAATTCGGCGGCGTTTTGACGTTCACCATCTCCAACCAAGCCATTGGCGAAAGCGACTGGAGCCGCCATCCCGGACTTCCGGCCGGGGAGTACATCTGTCTCACCGCCACAGACACCGGCCACGGCATAAGTCCCATCTGTCTGAAGAAGATCTTCGAGCCGTTTTACAGCACAAAAACCCGAACCGGGGGCATGGGGCTGGGCTTGAGCGTGGTCCAGAACATCGTGGCCCGGATGCGCGGGAGCATCTCGGTGGAGAGTGAGCCGGGACTGGGGACGTCCTTCCACGTCCTGCTTCCCAAGGCGCATGCGCCAGAGGCCGAGGCCCCCGCGCCGCCGCACACCAGGCGGCCGCTCAGGAAAACGCCCCGCATCCTTTTCGTGGACGACGAGGAAGCCCTGGTGGGAAGCCTCGGCGCGGCCCTCAAGGGCCTGGGCTACGCCGTGGAGTGTAGGGTGACGGCCGCAGAGGCCCTGGGGGCCTTTTTGCACCGCCCGGACGGATACGATCTGGCCATGATCGACTATTTCATGCCCCATATGAACGGCTTGGAGTTGGCCAGGGAGTTGTGGCGCGTGCGTCCCGGGCTGTCCGTGGTCCTGTTCTCCGCCTACGCCGACAAAATCCCGGCCCGGGAGCTTGAGCACAGCGGGATCAAGGCCTTTTTGCCCAAGCCCTTCGACCTGGAATCCCTGGAAAAAACCATCGCCGCCGTCTGCGGCGAGGCCACGTCCACGAAATCCTGA
- a CDS encoding CoB--CoM heterodisulfide reductase iron-sulfur subunit A family protein — protein MANRIGVYVCHCGTNIAGKVDVETVATYASGLKNVAVARDYKFMCSDPGQETIIRDIRKLGLTRVVVASCSPRLHEKTFQNACLRAGLNPFLFQMTCIREHCSWVIEDRDEATKKAEHLVAAAVNRVNHHQELYSRKEKVHPDVMVVGAGIAGIQAALDISKAGFNVHLVERGPSIGGHMAQFDKTFPTLDCAACISTPKMVAVSQERRINLLTYSEVEKVTGFVGNYTVTVKRKPRYVNENLCTGCGLCMEKCPKKVPSEFDEGIGKRKAIYRNSPQSVPNKPVIDVENCTFFRKGKCRVCEKNCPSGAIDFTQQETELVLDVGSIILATGFDTLDPTPLITYGFGRYPEVYTGLQFERINNAVGPTGGKIVMKNGKAPDSVAIVHCVGSRDVNHHPYCSRVCCMYALKYDHLIKDKIGHHVKVYNFYIDMRCFGKGYEEFYRRVQEEGVTFVRGRPAEITDQAKTPQEEGKLVVVCEDTLLGRTLRVPVDMVVLCTAMEPRKDTAQVARVFGVSQGTDKFFLEEHPKLGPVSTATDGIFLAGACQGPKDIPDAVSHAAGAACQALAMAARGEVTISPTTSWINPDICVGCRICVGLCPYSAIEFDERRHIAVVNEAMCKGCGSCAGYCPSGAAQIRHFTEKAVFAEIEGLLDPLHRIIPAAVVDDLWSSKMKQEA, from the coding sequence ATGGCCAACAGAATCGGAGTGTACGTCTGCCATTGCGGAACCAACATCGCCGGCAAAGTGGATGTTGAAACGGTCGCCACGTATGCCTCGGGGCTGAAAAACGTCGCCGTGGCCAGGGACTACAAATTTATGTGCTCGGACCCCGGACAGGAAACCATCATCCGGGACATCCGCAAACTGGGGCTTACCCGGGTGGTGGTCGCCTCCTGCTCCCCCAGGCTCCATGAAAAAACCTTCCAGAACGCCTGCCTGCGGGCCGGTCTCAATCCGTTTTTGTTCCAGATGACCTGCATTCGGGAGCATTGTTCCTGGGTCATCGAGGATCGGGACGAGGCCACGAAAAAGGCCGAGCACCTGGTGGCCGCAGCGGTGAACCGGGTCAACCACCATCAGGAACTGTATTCCCGCAAGGAGAAGGTCCATCCGGACGTCATGGTGGTCGGGGCCGGGATCGCGGGCATCCAGGCCGCCCTGGACATCTCCAAGGCCGGATTCAACGTGCACCTCGTGGAGCGGGGGCCGTCCATCGGCGGGCACATGGCCCAGTTCGACAAGACCTTCCCGACCCTGGACTGCGCCGCCTGCATCTCCACTCCCAAGATGGTGGCCGTCTCCCAGGAGCGACGCATCAACCTTCTGACCTATTCCGAGGTGGAAAAGGTCACCGGTTTTGTGGGCAACTACACGGTGACGGTCAAACGCAAGCCCCGCTACGTGAACGAGAACCTGTGCACCGGCTGCGGGTTGTGCATGGAGAAGTGCCCGAAAAAGGTGCCCAGCGAATTCGACGAAGGCATCGGCAAACGCAAGGCCATCTACCGCAACTCGCCACAAAGCGTCCCCAACAAGCCCGTCATCGACGTGGAAAACTGTACGTTCTTCCGCAAGGGCAAGTGTCGTGTCTGCGAAAAGAACTGCCCCTCCGGGGCCATCGACTTCACCCAGCAGGAGACCGAGCTGGTGTTGGACGTGGGCTCCATCATCCTGGCCACCGGTTTTGACACCCTCGATCCCACCCCGCTGATCACCTACGGATTCGGGCGTTATCCCGAGGTCTACACCGGCCTGCAATTCGAACGCATCAATAATGCCGTGGGCCCAACCGGCGGCAAGATCGTCATGAAAAACGGAAAGGCCCCCGATTCCGTGGCCATCGTCCACTGCGTGGGCAGCCGCGACGTCAACCACCATCCGTATTGTTCCCGGGTGTGCTGCATGTACGCCCTGAAATACGACCATCTCATCAAGGACAAGATCGGCCATCACGTCAAGGTCTATAATTTCTACATCGACATGCGCTGCTTCGGCAAAGGCTACGAGGAATTCTACCGCCGGGTCCAGGAGGAAGGCGTGACCTTCGTTCGCGGCCGCCCGGCCGAGATCACGGATCAGGCAAAAACGCCGCAGGAGGAAGGGAAGCTGGTGGTGGTCTGCGAGGACACCCTGCTGGGCAGAACCCTGCGCGTTCCGGTGGACATGGTCGTTTTGTGCACGGCCATGGAGCCGCGAAAGGACACCGCCCAGGTGGCCAGGGTCTTTGGCGTCAGCCAGGGCACGGACAAGTTCTTCCTGGAAGAGCACCCCAAGCTCGGGCCGGTCTCCACGGCCACGGACGGTATTTTCCTGGCCGGGGCCTGCCAGGGGCCCAAGGATATCCCCGACGCCGTGTCCCATGCCGCAGGCGCGGCCTGCCAAGCCCTGGCCATGGCCGCCAGGGGCGAGGTGACCATCTCCCCCACCACCAGTTGGATCAACCCCGATATCTGCGTCGGGTGCCGGATCTGCGTGGGGCTGTGTCCCTATTCGGCCATTGAGTTCGACGAACGGCGGCACATCGCCGTGGTCAACGAGGCCATGTGCAAGGGGTGCGGATCCTGCGCCGGATACTGCCCGAGCGGAGCGGCCCAGATCAGGCATTTCACGGAGAAGGCCGTCTTCGCCGAAATCGAGGGCCTGCTCGATCCCTTGCACCGCATTATTCCCGCCGCCGTTGTCGACGACCTCTGGTCATCCAAGATGAAACAGGAAGCGTAA
- a CDS encoding alpha/beta hydrolase family protein, whose protein sequence is MRIRPLRFACTLLLVCALVFCAANPPQASAQSTQTPEKEFDMHAPYVRYHFQDSDMDFTFGSVVLGSISNGGAETGEAFYVAANIKDGDAASWQEQWLRMAARVEARGRKSLDGGHLISAREQLMRASNYYRFGLLAMMPDDPRLKPTAITSREVMKQAGKLYDPPLEYIEIPFEGTMLPGYFRKAARDDSPRKTLLMLGGGETFAEDLIFYIMPQAIERGYNFMTLDLPGQGILPLEGKTFRPEMYLAVKTAVDYALARKDVDPDRLAVFGISGGGGFAPQAAQHDPRIKAVIMNACVVDAYPLFASMTPVVTATPEKVAAFNSFHGNTVKIVAWRWGVPMDNVPGLVEANKGFSFDPAKVTVPALSLVGEGEYGGDETKRQQKLCLDGLANPTKQLVVTPLNEGASNHCVMENRSIVGQVAFDWLDDVFKK, encoded by the coding sequence ATGCGCATCCGCCCACTGCGCTTCGCCTGCACGTTGCTGCTTGTTTGCGCGCTCGTCTTTTGCGCGGCCAATCCGCCGCAAGCCAGCGCCCAGAGCACGCAGACGCCCGAGAAGGAATTCGACATGCACGCGCCTTACGTACGTTATCACTTCCAGGATTCGGACATGGACTTCACCTTCGGATCGGTCGTGTTGGGCTCCATCAGTAACGGCGGGGCCGAGACCGGCGAGGCGTTTTACGTGGCGGCCAATATCAAGGACGGCGACGCCGCCAGCTGGCAGGAGCAATGGCTCAGGATGGCGGCCCGAGTGGAAGCCAGGGGCCGGAAGTCGCTGGACGGCGGACACCTCATAAGCGCCCGCGAGCAACTCATGCGCGCCTCCAACTATTATCGCTTCGGCCTTCTGGCCATGATGCCCGACGACCCGCGTCTGAAGCCGACCGCGATCACGTCGCGTGAGGTGATGAAACAGGCGGGCAAGCTCTATGACCCACCGCTCGAATACATCGAAATCCCCTTCGAAGGGACCATGCTGCCCGGTTACTTCCGCAAGGCAGCCAGGGACGACTCGCCGCGCAAGACCCTTCTCATGCTGGGCGGGGGGGAGACCTTTGCCGAAGATCTGATTTTCTACATCATGCCCCAGGCCATCGAACGCGGCTACAATTTCATGACCCTGGACCTCCCGGGCCAGGGCATCCTGCCGCTTGAGGGCAAGACATTCCGGCCAGAGATGTACCTCGCGGTAAAAACGGCCGTGGACTACGCCCTCGCCCGAAAGGACGTGGATCCCGACCGGCTGGCCGTGTTCGGCATATCCGGCGGCGGCGGTTTCGCGCCCCAGGCGGCCCAGCATGATCCGCGCATCAAGGCCGTGATCATGAACGCCTGCGTGGTGGACGCCTATCCCCTGTTTGCCAGCATGACCCCCGTGGTCACGGCCACCCCCGAAAAAGTGGCCGCCTTCAACAGCTTCCACGGCAATACCGTGAAGATCGTAGCCTGGCGCTGGGGCGTGCCCATGGACAACGTGCCCGGTCTGGTGGAAGCCAACAAGGGCTTCAGCTTCGACCCGGCCAAGGTGACTGTGCCCGCCCTCTCGCTCGTGGGCGAGGGCGAATACGGAGGGGACGAGACCAAAAGGCAGCAGAAGCTTTGCCTCGACGGCCTGGCCAACCCCACGAAGCAGCTGGTGGTCACGCCGCTCAACGAGGGCGCGTCCAACCACTGCGTCATGGAAAACCGCAGCATCGTGGGGCAGGTGGCCTTCGACTGGCTCGACGACGTGTTCAAGAAGTAA
- a CDS encoding sigma-54-dependent transcriptional regulator: MANILLIDDDVSFCRALEAVISEMNLHVESAHTLAEGLKKVRHGGWDVIILDVVLPDGNGLDAIPEIRQFPEQPEIIILTGSGDPDGAELAIKSGAWDYITKPPTMNKIRLPVVRAVEYHAQKASQKATGALSRDAIIGCSKALEACLDMVARAAKCSSNVLVTGETGTGKELIARCIHENSARRAGPFVVVDCAALPEHLVESMLFGHEKGAFTTADKKHTGLIKQAHGGTLFLDEVGEMPVGLQKAFLRVLQEHRFRPVGGMHEEESDFRVVAATNRDLEQNVVDWKFRQDLLFRLRGIAVNLPPLRERTGDIEALSRHFLEKQTKKDKGKPKRISSEFWGALLEYHWPGNVRELINALDCALASAENDSVLYPRHLPINIRATLARMSVNEERCGADLDPMEERIVFNPENFPTLKDFRSEALARVEHRYLAELVRVSEGRIQRACALSGLSRARLYALMKQYGIER; encoded by the coding sequence ATGGCCAACATCCTTCTCATCGACGACGACGTCAGCTTTTGCCGTGCGCTCGAGGCCGTCATCTCTGAAATGAATCTTCATGTCGAAAGTGCGCACACGTTGGCGGAAGGGCTGAAAAAGGTCCGGCACGGGGGCTGGGACGTGATCATCCTGGATGTGGTCCTGCCCGACGGTAACGGCTTGGACGCCATCCCCGAAATCAGGCAATTCCCCGAGCAGCCGGAAATCATCATCCTGACGGGCTCCGGCGACCCGGATGGGGCGGAACTGGCCATAAAGAGCGGGGCCTGGGACTACATCACCAAGCCCCCGACCATGAACAAGATCCGCCTGCCCGTGGTCCGGGCCGTGGAATACCACGCCCAGAAAGCCTCGCAAAAAGCGACCGGCGCCCTCTCCCGTGACGCGATCATTGGGTGCAGCAAGGCCCTTGAGGCCTGCCTGGACATGGTCGCCAGGGCGGCGAAATGCTCCTCCAATGTCTTGGTCACCGGCGAGACCGGCACGGGCAAGGAACTGATCGCCCGATGCATCCACGAAAACAGCGCCCGCCGGGCCGGTCCCTTTGTGGTGGTGGATTGCGCGGCCCTGCCCGAGCATTTGGTGGAAAGCATGCTTTTCGGCCACGAAAAGGGCGCCTTCACCACGGCGGACAAGAAGCATACGGGGTTGATCAAACAGGCCCATGGCGGAACCCTGTTCCTGGACGAGGTGGGCGAGATGCCCGTGGGGCTCCAGAAGGCCTTTTTACGCGTCCTTCAGGAGCACCGCTTCCGCCCTGTGGGGGGGATGCACGAGGAAGAGAGCGATTTCAGGGTGGTGGCGGCCACCAACCGGGATCTGGAACAAAACGTCGTGGATTGGAAGTTCCGCCAGGATCTGCTTTTCCGACTGCGGGGCATCGCCGTAAACCTTCCCCCGCTGAGGGAACGAACCGGGGACATCGAGGCCCTGAGCCGCCATTTCCTGGAGAAGCAGACGAAAAAAGACAAGGGAAAGCCCAAGCGGATTTCTTCGGAATTCTGGGGCGCCCTCTTGGAATATCACTGGCCGGGAAACGTGCGGGAACTCATCAACGCCCTGGACTGCGCCCTGGCCTCGGCGGAAAACGATTCCGTCCTGTACCCCCGCCACCTGCCGATCAACATCCGGGCCACCCTGGCCCGCATGTCCGTCAACGAAGAGCGGTGCGGCGCCGATCTTGACCCCATGGAAGAGCGCATCGTCTTCAATCCCGAGAATTTTCCGACCCTCAAGGATTTTCGCTCCGAGGCCCTGGCCCGGGTGGAGCATCGCTATCTGGCCGAGCTCGTGCGCGTCTCCGAGGGCCGGATTCAACGCGCCTGCGCCCTTTCCGGCCTGTCCCGGGCCAGATTGTACGCCTTGATGAAACAATACGGCATCGAACGCTGA